The following coding sequences lie in one Allochromatium vinosum DSM 180 genomic window:
- a CDS encoding phospholipase D family protein, whose translation MAKFLNTSATNYFLEELIKDAKDRLILISPFLKLNDRIKELLADKNRLKIDVRIVYGKSELQPEKINWLKELTYIRTSFCKNLHAKCYMNEEFCIITSLNLYEFSQINNNEMGVLIRRTDDA comes from the coding sequence ATGGCAAAATTCCTGAACACCAGCGCTACAAATTACTTTCTCGAAGAACTCATCAAGGACGCAAAAGACCGACTCATCCTGATCAGTCCGTTCCTCAAGCTCAACGATCGAATCAAGGAACTTCTAGCCGACAAGAATCGTTTAAAGATTGACGTGCGCATCGTTTACGGCAAAAGCGAGCTTCAACCCGAGAAGATCAACTGGCTAAAAGAGCTTACGTACATTCGCACAAGCTTTTGCAAGAACCTTCATGCCAAGTGCTACATGAATGAAGAGTTCTGCATTATCACTAGCCTTAATCTTTATGAATTCAGTCAAATCAACAACAACGAAATGGGCGTGTTAATCCGGCGCACGGACGACGCCTAG
- a CDS encoding IS5 family transposase, whose protein sequence is MKILIPLYASNYAKKKDRKPDPTGAIIDSQSVKGTPESRRASGFDGGKLVKGRKRHIVVDTMGCVLVVWVHAANMFDGTAAREVIARLFLLIQSVKIIWADGAYAGAELIEWVFKQFACTLTIVKKQTGRQGFHVLPRRWVVERTFAWLGRSRRLSKDYERKPTSSESQVYLASSRLLLRQICNNQIHYKLATS, encoded by the coding sequence CCGCTTTACGCGAGCAATTACGCGAAAAAAAAAGACCGAAAACCAGATCCAACAGGCGCGATCATCGACAGCCAAAGTGTCAAGGGAACCCCTGAGTCTAGACGGGCCTCTGGGTTCGATGGCGGTAAGTTAGTCAAAGGTCGCAAGCGGCATATCGTTGTAGATACAATGGGTTGCGTGCTTGTCGTGTGGGTGCATGCCGCCAACATGTTTGATGGCACAGCTGCACGCGAAGTGATCGCACGCTTATTTCTACTCATCCAATCCGTCAAAATTATTTGGGCGGATGGAGCCTACGCCGGGGCAGAGCTGATTGAGTGGGTATTTAAGCAGTTTGCCTGTACGCTCACTATTGTTAAGAAGCAGACCGGTCGCCAAGGTTTTCATGTCTTGCCACGTCGTTGGGTCGTTGAAAGAACATTCGCTTGGCTTGGTCGTTCGCGTCGATTGAGTAAAGATTACGAGCGTAAGCCAACCTCAAGTGAGTCTCAAGTTTACTTGGCGTCTAGTCGGTTGTTGCTTCGCCAAATTTGCAATAATCAAATTCACTATAAATTGGCTACTAGCTAG